A single Aspergillus puulaauensis MK2 DNA, chromosome 7, nearly complete sequence DNA region contains:
- a CDS encoding uncharacterized protein (CAZy:GH13;~CAZy:GT5;~COG:M;~EggNog:ENOG410Q1MK;~InterPro:IPR013534,IPR006047,IPR017853;~PFAM:PF08323,PF00128;~SECRETED:SignalP(1-18);~TransMembrane:13 (n4-14c18/19o1052-1078i1939-1956o1976-1993i2000-2023o2035-2055i2067-2087o2107-2131i2154-2177o2189-2210i2217-2234o2246-2270i2291-2313o2336-2356i);~go_function: GO:0003824 - catalytic activity [Evidence IEA];~go_process: GO:0005975 - carbohydrate metabolic process [Evidence IEA]) — translation MQRSTFLILSLLSACVFCWPYDESLVDYNLNENKTAEGPIDYWGEWPDHKYHPSPDNWRLPTYTIFLDRISNGDPLNDNINGTEFEQVLHSNQMRHGGDLDGLVDTLDYIQGMGFKVIYFAGTYLMNLPWAYDGYSPVDTTLLDMHHGTLEDWRRTIAEIHDRGMYVVVDNTISTMSNLVGFKGYLNASADFRPQEYEVQWVTDRQYADFSFGNDYNESCNYPRFWEEEGFPLTDQGVEQLNGCYNSDFDQYGELEAFGNFPDWQRQLTKFASVQDRLREWHKPVRDVLTRHSCIQIASLDIDGFRFDKSVQATLEPLSEMIAEYRECAKKYGKHNFFLPGEITSGDTFGSLYLGRGRQPDQRPDSAIEGAKLKNTSDSHFLRDDRLQALDASAFHYTIYRSMTRFLGMDGNLVAGHDLPTDFIEAWNEMLKTNDFINAFTGELDPRHMYGVSNQDNFRWPAVENGTERYLLGLYIISLELPGVPLILWGEEQAMYVFDATADNYMFGRQPMTSQTAWWTNGCFNLETEKFYDFPVEKGRVGCNDISITYDQRNPAHPLRNIMKRMFEIRDHYPVAQDGLYLQTLSQLTEDIYLPGSSDTPTVTGLWSVLRGYFPEVQKEASQGNETMWLVYQNGNKTKTYGGDCSDEKKALLAPFKSGSKLRNVFYPYDDLTVEDGPNNEYGCVKEMKMLPWEYRAYVKASDFIEAGPTVTEFRPGHDARIFSSAEDSGESIPIQLGYSKNMTCDSITKAVVLDSKTEKGVNATLDTSSVKCTEVDARTTNSKYVGEIPTVWTWSATLNNLHHGIHQLTVKNVSSSAGFTNSTDKFLLRVGTHENPLVTTFANYSSSLVHESGDNYYVQHKAAGADQFRYTADFGRTWSKWETYEGGNTTVNTEGTKGQWPGTHVRVQYFSRLTGSSSYVQEGDYGWEDNAARRFPHLYFNGPYNQYGYDGGLDNEAAYDTKTARWLYDFVYEWPAIGQLNVWGKGEDGTPDTTEVLGDVGNTSVVQKLPPSYLSSNVINITRLPPFPHLGWTISLNDANLNYKLVPVGSAWAQLALFILLWVVPILMGIAGVFIFIRSFYRVQLNKDGNNTISDKAPLVFYRRLREKIGASTSQINLAENANSADVAAAGAAGAASQRRTVLIATMEYDISDWKIKVKIGGLGVMAQLMSQNLKHQNLIWVVPCVGDIEYPQDTPTEPFVVNVLDTPYLINVQYHVVDNITYVLLDAPVFRNQTKAEPYPPRMDDLDSAIYYSAWNQCIAEAIRRSPSIDLYHINDFHGCLAPLYLLPERTIPVCLSLHNAEFQGLWALRTQQEKKEVCSVFNLPVETATKYCQFGNVFNLLHAGASYLRWHQRGFGAVGVSDKYGQRSWARYPIFWSLGKIGSLPNPDPSDTAAVGNNSDVEVAVQSHDESVHDKLQAQRWAGLNEDPNADLLVFVGRWSKQKGVDLIADVIPAVLSSRPQVQLICIGPIIDLYGRLAAIKLQRIMEMFPGRVYSKPEFTVLPPYIFSGADFALIPSRDEPFGLIAVEFGRKGALGIGSRIGGLGQMPGWWYTVESDSVRHLMHQLRTAIKSALDSSQSTRAEMRANSAKQRFPVLDWVQKLETLQRTSIQIHHTKNQETVTGPRPESQGDWDMQGLRQSSMMRPMSLQPNSEGLRTPPMRSPMPSLLDLQAAEAQAMQASEAQAAQAAQGNRNSSMLGRKLSLGQRTGPGQDGRRRLRKKSLTSSQTFEQRAEGDTTDAEEDATGTAQENYISHEEAMTAVTTSLRPPGQTTPDDASITSVDSPRRTLELGSNPVFGRQNVSTLSLPSVVADHDQPVFELQKVDPTFTDSMGHFTRRFEQLLTNLNKKNSGTDYCIEVYLMKSERKFFDMYTDAQLKKQPKERPLSSPGLDHAYNPVSQGAEEQDSDGTDDIDQWLARLGYKRPMAIQRFMRWRIGNWPVYALFLGLGQIIATNSSQVTLLVGQVGEAAVKLYVIAAIYCLSSIAWWFVFYRFPSVVVLSVPWFIYSLAFIVLGVSPFGTSSVGRAWAQNIAAGVYSAASSSGSLFFALNFGDQGAVPVKDWVFRASLIQGLSQLYTVALWFWSSRVTKVEVGGVSTAALSSWRLTAVVMPIAFVCFVIGALLALGLPKYYRQAPGKILFFYTSLLRRRIVLWFFFMVIIQNWFLAAAVGRNWTFLWSSQHAKTWQVAVLIVVFFVVLWIVLMLLFRFLAKEHSWILPVFGLSVGAPRWAQTWWGTSNIGHYLPWAGGLTSGAIASRCLWLWLGLLDEIQQVGLGMILLQTLTRVHVCFVLIAAQALGSIATICARGFAPNNLGPAGISPNVGTSVDKVGNAWFWISLFFQLLASFGFLLFYRREQLNRP, via the exons ATGCAGCGCTCAacattcctcatcctctcgcTCTTGAGCGCCTGTGTCTTCTGCTGGCCCTACGACGAATCGCTCGTCGATTATAACCTCAACGAGAACAAAACTGCCGAGGGTCCAATCGACTACTGGGGAGAATGGCCGGACCACAAGTACCACCCGTCGCCAGACAACTGGCGGCTGCCCACGTATACAATCTTCCTGGATCGCATATCAAACGGGGATCCTCTAAATGATAATATCAATGGAACGGAGTTCGAGCAAGTGCTGCACTCTAATCAGATGCGTCACGGGGGCGACCTGGATGGCCTGGTGGACACGTTGGATTATATACAGGGCATGGGATTTAAG GTCATCTACTTCGCAGGGACGTATTTAATGAATCTCCCATGGGCCTACGACGGGTACTCGCCGGTTGACACAACGCTCCTGGACATGCACCATGGCACACTGGAAGACTGGCGGCGGACAATCGCGGAAATCCACGACAGGGGCATGTATGTGGTGGTCGACAATACTATTTCAAC AATGAGCAACCTCGTCGGGTTCAAGGGCTACCTGAACGCTTCGGCCGATTTCCGCCCGCAGGAATACGAAGTCCAGTGGGTTACTGATAGACAATATGCCGACTTCAGCTTTGGCAACGATTACAATGAATCATGCAACTATCCCCGAttttgggaggaggagggctttCCGCTCACAGACCAAGGTGTCGAGCAGCTGAATGGCTGCTACAACAGCGACTTTGATCAGTACGGCGAGTTGGAAGCATTTGGAAACTTCCCCGACTGGCAGCGCCAGCTCACCAAGTTTGCATCGGTGCAGGACCGCCTGCGTGAATGGCATAAGCCGGTTCGTGATGTGCTCACCCGACACTCCTGCATTCAGATCGCGAGTCTCGATATCGACGGCTTCCGGTTTGATAAGAGTGTTCAGGCAACCCTCGAGCCCCTGAGCGAGATGATAGCAGAGTACCGCGAGTGCGCGAAGAAGTACGGCAAGCAcaatttcttcctccccggcgAGATCACGTCTGGCGATACCTTTGGCAGTCTCTATCTCGGTCGCGGGCGTCAACCGGATCAACGTCCAGACTCTGCAATCGAGGGTGCCAAGTTGAAAAATACTTCGGATTCGCATTTCCTCAGAGACGATCGCTTGCAGGCATTGGATGCGTCTGCCTTTCACTACACGATATACCGGTCTATGACGCGGTTCTTGGGGATGGACGGTAACCTCGTTGCCGGACATGATCTGCCCACTGACTTCATTGAGGCGTGGAACGAGATGCTGAAGACGAATGACTTTATAAACGCATTCACCGGGGAGCTGGATCCCCGGCATATGTACGGGGTTTCTAACCAGGACAACTTTCGTTGGCCAGCCGTGGAGAATGGCACAGAGAGATACCTGTTGGGTCTGTATATTATCTCGCTGGAGCTGCCAGGGGTCCCTCTCATCCTGTGGGGTGAAGAGCAGGCAATGTACGTGTTTGATGCCACTGCGGATAACTACATGTTCGGTCGACAGCCCATGACGTCTCAGACGGCCTGGTGGACAAATGGCTGCTTCAATCTTGAGACAGAAAAGTTCTACGACTTCCCAGTGGAAAAGGGACGAGTTGGCTGCAACGATATCAGCATCACGTACGACCAGCGGAATCCAGCCCATCCCCTGAGGAACATTATGAAGCGAATGTTCGAGATCCGAGACCACTACCCGGTAGCCCAGGATGGCCTGTATCTGCAGACCCTCTCACAGCTGACAGAGGATATCTATCTTCCTGGTTCGTCAGACACCCCGACTGTCACCGGTCTGTGGTCCGTATTGCGAGGCTATTTCCCCGAAGTCCAAAAGGAGGCCAGCCAGGGGAATGAGACGATGTGGCTTGTGTATCAAAAtggaaacaaaacaaaaacatatGGCGGCGACTGCAgcgacgagaagaaggctTTGTTGGCCCCGTTCAAGTCAGGCAGCAAGCTCAGGAACGTGTTCTATCCATATGACGATCTCACCGTCGAAGATGGTCCAAACAATGAGTACGGATGCGTCAAGGAAATGAAGATGCTTCCATGGGAGTATCGAGCCTATGTCAAGGCCAGTGACTTTATCGAGGCCGGTCCTACAGTCACTGAGTTCCGCCCTGGACATGATGCTCGCATATTTTCCAGTGCAGAAGACTCGGGTGAAAGCATCCCCATTCAGCTCGGGTATTCCAAAAATATGACCTGCGATAGCATCACCAAGGCCGTCGTCCTAGACTCCAAGACAGAGAAAGGTGTCAACGCTACGCTGGACACGTCGAGCGTCAAGTGCACCGAAGTCGATGCCCGGACGACGAACAGCAAATATGTAGGAGAAATCCCGACAGTGTGGACTTGGTCTGCAACATTAAACAATCTCCATCATGGAATCCATCAGCTCACAGTCAAGAATGTCTCTTCGTCTGCTGGTTTCACGAATTCGACCGACAAGTTCCTGCTGCGCGTTGGCACTCACGAGAACCCGCTGGTAACCACCTTCGCCAACTACTCCTCCAGCCTGGTGCACGAATCCGGTGACAATTATTACGTCCAGCACAAGGCTGCAGGGGCTGACCAGTTCCGGTACACGGCTGACTTTGGTCGAACCTGGTCCAAGTGGGAGACTTACGAGGGAGGCAACACGACTGTCAATACCGAGGGCACGAAGGGCCAGTGGCCAGGAACGCATGTCCGCGTGCAATACTTCTCCAGATTGACGGGCAGCAGCAGTTATGTCCAGGAGGGTGACTATGGCTGGGAGGATAATGCAGCTCGCCGATTCCCTCACCTGTATTTCAACGGTCCATACAACCAGTATGGATACGACGGTGGATTGGACAACGAGGCGGCCTATGATACTAAGACAGCTCGCTGGCTGTACGACTTTGTCTACGAGTGGCCGGCCATAGGACAGCTCAACGTCTGGGGGAAGGGCGAGGACGGCACGCCCGATACCACAGAGGTCTTGGGCGATGTTGGCAACACGTCTGTCGTGCAGAAGCTGCCTCCGTCGTATCTCTCGTCCAatgtcatcaacatcaccaggCTGCCTCCGTTTCCGCATCTCGGGTGGACGATTTCTCTCAACGATGCCAATCTGAACTACAAGCTGGTCCCTGTTGGATCTGCATGGGCTCAGCTCGCCcttttcatcctcctctgGGTTGTTCCGATTCTTATGGGCATAGCTGGCGTCTTTATCTTCATCCGCAGCTTCTACCGAGTCCAGCTCAACAAAGACGGTAACAACACGATCAGTGATAAGGCGCCATTGGTATTCTACCGTCggctgagggagaagattggTGCCAGTACCTCGCAGATCAACCTGGCAGAAAACGCCAACTCAGCCGACgtagctgctgctggggctgctggggctgccTCGCAGCGGCGCACAGTACTGATTGCCACCATGGAATATGACATCTCGGACTGGAAGATAAAAGTGAAGATCGGTGGCTTGGGAGTGATGGCACAGCTCATGTCGCAGAATCTAAAGCACCAGAACCTGATCTGGGTGGTTCCATGCGTTGGGGATATTGAATACCCTCAGGACACGCCAACAGAACCATTTGTAGTGAATGTCTTGGACACGCCTTACTTGATAAACGTGCAGTACCATGTCGTGGATAATATCACCTATGTCCTGCTTGATGCTCCGGTCTTCAGGAATCAGACCAAGGCAGAGCCGTATCCTCCTCGTATGGATGATCTGGACAGCGCAATCTACTACTCGGCCTGGAACCAGTGTATCGCAGAGGCCATCAGGCGCTCGCCTTCGATTGACCTGTACCATATCAACGATTTCCACGGCTGTCTGGCACCTCTTTACCTGCTACCGGAACGCACTATCCCGGTTTGCCTGTCATTGCACAACGCCGAGTTCCAAGGTCTCTGGGCGCTGAGGACTCAGcaggagaaaaaggaagtcTGTTCTGTCTTCAATCTTCCGGTCGAAACAGCAACCAAATACTGTCAATTTGGCAACGTATTCAACCTTCTCCACGCCGGTGCCAGCTATCTGCGGTGGCACCAACGCGGCTTTGGAGCAGTGGGTGTCTCTGACAAGTATGGACAGCGGTCGTGGGCCCGATATCCAATTTTCTGGAGTTTGGGCAAGATTGGAAGCCTGCCAAACCCAGATCCATCCGATACAGCAGCTGTGGGCAACAACTCAGACGTGGAAGTCGCTGTTCAATCTCATGACGAATCCGTCCATGACAAGCTGCAGGCCCAACGATGGGCTGGTCTGAACGAGGATCCCAACGCAGACTTGCTGGTCTTTGTCGGCCGCTGGTCGAAACAGAAGGGCGTCGATTTAATTGCCGACGTGATACCAGCAGTCTTGTCTTCGAGGCCTCAGGTGCAGTTGATATGCATTGGGCCTATTATTGACCTTTACGGTAGACTCGCTGCTATAAAACTGCAACGAATCATGGAGATGTTCCCTGGTCGTGTGTACTCTAAGCCAGAGTTTACAGTGCTCCCCCCGTATATATTTTCCGGAGCTGATTTCGCCTTGATCCCCTCGCGAGACGAACCATTTGGATTGATAGCAGTTGAATTCGGGCGCAAGGGCGCACTCGGAATTGGGTCTCGCATTGGAGGACTGGGCCAGATGCCTGGCTGGTGGTATACTGTCGAGTCGGACTCGGTGCGCCATCTCATGCACCAGCTGAGGACCGCTATTAAATCGGCATTGGACTCTTCCCAGAGCACCAGGGCAGAGATGCGTGCAAACTCGGCCAAGCAGCGCTTCCCTGTCCTCGACTGGGTCCAGAAGCTGGAAACGTTACAGCGCACATCGATCCAGATCCATCACACAAAGAACCAGGAAACGGTAACCGGGCCACGACCAGAGTCTCAGGGCGACTGGGACATGCAGGGCTTGCGGCAATCATCAATGATGCGTCCCATGTCCCTCCAGCCCAATTCAGAGGGCCTGCGTACGCCGCCGATGAGGTCACCAATGCCCTCGCTTCTTGATCTACAGGCTGCCGAAGCTCAGGCAATGCAGGCATCTGAAGCTCAAGCAGCCCAGGCAGCCCAAGGcaacaggaacagcagcatGCTAGGACGTAAACTATCACTCGGTCAGCGGACTGGACCAGGACAAGACGGCCGAAGGCGTCTCCGCAAGAAATCTctcaccagcagccagaCCTTCGAACAGCGGGCCGAGGGTGACACCACTGACGCTGAGGAAGATGCTACTGGCACAGCGCAGGAGAACTATATCTCTCATGAGGAAGCCATGACAGCAGTTACTACATCTCTCAGACCCCCCGGTCAGACTACGCCTGACGACGCCAGCATAACAAGCGTTGACTCGCCCCGAAGGACGCTGGAGCTTGGGAGCAACCCCGTCTTTGGCCGACAAAACGTATCTACCCTCTCTTTGCCCTCTGTTGTCGCGGACCATGACCAGCCTGTGTTCGAGCTGCAAAAGGTCGACCCGACGTTTACTGACAGCATGGGCCACTTCACTCGGCGCTTCGAACAGCTACTCACCAACCTGAACAAAAAGAACTCGGGCACGGATTACTGCATCGAAGTATATCTCATGAAGAGCGAGCGCAAGTTTTTCGACATGTACACCGATGCGCAGTTGAAGAAGCAACCAAAAGAACGCCCTCTGTCTAGCCCAGGTCTGGACCATGCCTACAACCCTGTATCTCAGGGCGCCGAAGAACAGGACTCGGACGGTACGGATGACATCGATCAATGGCTTGCCCGGTTAGGGTATAAAAGACCCATGGCAATCCAGAGATTCATGAGATGGCGCATCGGGAACTGGCCTGTGTACGCCCTCTTCCTGGGTCTCGGCCAGATCATTGCAACCAACTCGTCCCAGGTAACCCTGTTGGTTGGCCAGGTGGGTGAGGCTGCCGTCAAGCTGTACGTTATAGCGGCGATCTACTGCCTCTCTTCCATTGCTTGGTGGTTTGTGTTTTATCGTTTTccgtcggtggtggtccTGAGCGTTCCCTGGTTCATATACTCGCTCGCATTCATCGTCCTGGGTGTATCACCGTTTGGTACTTCGTCTGTGGGCCGTGCATGGGCACAGAATATTGCAGCAGGCGTCTATTCTGCTGCATCTTCCAGCGGCTCCTTGTTCTTTGCGCTCAACTTCGGCGACCAGGGGGCTGTCCCCGTGAAGGACTGGGTGTTCCGGGCCAGTCTGATCCAGGGTCTCTCTCAACTGTACACTGTAGCACTGTGGTTCTGGAGCTCCAGGGTTACGAAAGTGGAAGTTGGTGGAGTTTCTACAGCTGCGCTGAGTTCGTGGAGGCTCACAGCTGTGGTTATGCCCATCGCCTTCGTCTGCTTTGTTATCGGCGCGCTTCTTGCTCTGGGCCTGCCCAAGTACTACCGTCAAGCCCCCGGAAAGATTCTCTTTTTCTATacttccctcctccgccggcGTATTGTCCTTTGGTTCTTTTTCATGGTCATTATCCAGAACTGgttcctcgccgccgcagttgGGCGCAACTGGACTTTCCTCTGGTCCTCCCAGCATGCGAAGACATGGCAAGTGGCGGTCCTCATCGTGGTATTCTTCGTTGTCCTCTGGATTGTCTTGATGCTTCTATTCCGCTTCCTGGCCAAGGAGCACAGCTGGATTCTGCCCGTCTTTGGCCTAAGCGTCGGTGCTCCTCGCTGGGCGCAGACCTGGTGGGGGACGTCAAATATCGGCCATTATCTCCCATGGGCTGGCGGTCTCACGTCGGGGGCCATCGCATCTCGATGTCTGTGGTTATGGCTTGGACTTCTCGACGAAATCCAGCAAGTCGGACTCGGAATGATACTCCTGCAGACCCTGACAAGAGTCCATGTCTgcttcgtcctcatcgccgcgCAGGCCCTTGGGTCTATCGCAACAATCTGTGCACGCGGATTTGCACCCAATAACCTGGGACCAGCAGGTATCTCTCCGAATGTTGGCACTTCAGTGGACAAGGTTGGTAATGCATGGTTCTGgatttctctcttcttccagctcctggcAAG CTTtggcttccttctcttctatCGTCGCGAACAGTTGAATCGGCCTTAG
- a CDS encoding uncharacterized protein (COG:S;~EggNog:ENOG410PJZ6;~InterPro:IPR027417), translated as MTVSSAEQLHSDHTLAYHLSLLSLDSSSSQNEESSLGPVFTASALNQSRAGPLQYSLLGGVKKVTTTSPYPEEAFLEQDPRLFFNVAAPSSTFICGSQGSGKSHTLSCILEGCLIPSIAGELHRPMTGVVFHYDTFISDSGGSPCEAAFLASHSSVNVRVLCAPTNLATIKKTYARFNIPVKPLLIDQANLNTKRMFDLMAVGQGHGPAPLYVHTVQRILREMRISQQRTGSQFDYGEFKRRVLNADLLPGQLEPLKQRLDTLESFMPPQQAVLPKSQKKKMAVSNSTGSSWTPKPSQLTIVDLSCPCISPDTACSLFNVCFGIFMEQDTEIGRVVALDEAHKYMKDSVEARTFTDTLLSTVRLQRHLGARILISTQEPTISSDLLGLCTVTIVHRFTSPAWLRALKRHVAAAGVEVKSREGLQANNEDEAEYLGASRNSSLFRQIVHLRVGEALLFSPSAIVGAASEQVHTLGDGYMVIKVRNRLTEDGGRSVISS; from the exons ATGACTGTGTCTTCGGCCGAACAGCTCCATAGTG ACCATACCCTGGCATATCACTTGAGCTTGCTGAGCCTTGACAGCTCGAGTAGCCAGAACGAAGAGTCCTCTCTAGGTCCTGTATTTACGGCCTCTGCTCTCAACCAATCCAGAGCAGGGCCATTGCAATACAGCCTCCTGGGAGGTGTCAAGAAAGTTACAACCACTTCTCCGTACCCAGAAGAGGCTTTTCTGGAACAGGACCCTCGACTCTTTTTCAATGTGGCTGCACCATCGAGTACCTTCATCTGCGGCTCTCAGGGCTCGGGGAAAAGTCATACCTTATCCTGTATCCTGGAAGGATGTCTGATTCCCTCGATAGCAGGCGAGCTCCACAGACCCATGACAGGTGTTGTTTTTCACTATGATACTTTTATCAGCGACAGTGGCGGCTCACCCTGTGAGGCTGCCTTCCTTGCATCGCACTCTAGCGTAAATGTCCGAGTACTCTGTGCGCCAACTAATCTGGCAACAATCAAG AAAACCTACGCTAGGTTCAACATCCCTGTGAAGCCCTTGCTAATAGACCAGGCCAATTTAAACACCAAGCGCATGTTTGACCTCATGGCAGTTGGCCAGGGCCATGGTCCGGCGCCTCTATATGTGCATACTGTTCAGCGGATTCTAAGAGAGATGCGCATTTCGCAGCAGAGAACAGGATCGCAATTTGACTACGGAGAGTTCAAGCGGAGGGTCCTCAATGCCGATCTCCTTCCAGGCCAGCTCGAGCCTTTGAAGCAGCGATTGGACACTTTAGAGAGCTTCATGCCGCCTCAGCAGGCAGTCTTGCCCAAGtcacagaaaaagaaaatggccGTCTCCAACAGTACAGGCTCCAGCTGGACACCCAAG CCTTCGCAGTTGACAATCGTCGACCTCTCCTGCCCCTGCATTTCCCCGGATACAGCCTGCTCGCTTTTCAACGTTTGCTTTGGAATATTCATGGAGCAGGACACCGAAATCGGCAGAGTAGTGGCCCTGGATGAAGCACATAAG TACATGAAAGACTCGGTCGAGGCTCGGACCTTTACAGATACTCTCCTCTCGACCGTCAGGCTGCAGCGCCACCTCGGTGCTCGTATCCTAATCTCCACTCAAGAGCCGACGATTTCGAGCGATCTTCTTGGTCTGTGTACGGTCACCATCGTGCATCGATTTACATCGCCAGCATGGTTACGCGCGCTAAAGAGGCATGTGGCGGCAGCTGGGGTGGAGGTAAAATCTCGTGAAGGACTACAGGCAAAcaacgaggatgaagcagaatACTTAGGCGCATCCAGGAACTCGTCGCTGTTTCGTCAAATTGTCCATCTTCGAGTGGGCGAGGCCCTGTTGTTTTCGCCCAGTGCAATCGTTGGGGCTGCGTCGGAACAGGTGCATACACTGGGCGATGGATACATGGTCATCAAGGTCAGAAACCGGCTGACTGAAGACGGTGGCAGAAGTGTTATATCGTCTTGA
- a CDS encoding lysoplasmalogenase (COG:S;~EggNog:ENOG410PT6R;~InterPro:IPR012506;~PFAM:PF07947;~SECRETED:SignalP(1-20);~TransMembrane:6 (n6-19c28/29o56-75i95-114o120-142i163-185o191-208i220-242o);~go_component: GO:0016021 - integral component of membrane [Evidence IEA]) has protein sequence MDQSTAVLLLVFSLPCLVLSEHRSRSHAGTVTFKLLSSLAFLLGPFLAPATEWTSYRIAIVIGLLSSLVGDWFLLPSRKDFDSPTQQDVTVSFQLGVVAFAAAHIAYIIAFAQLPQDSSVPVLLTVFIATMLLAKWLGVIYPPRESSAVQNVLDLSIPSDMKPLVLIYAAIISSMFATAVSTGLASDGVPLHAVGAAMFVVSDVFVAKNAFGQTPPQQRGWFRIALGYGLYFWGQVVIAWTATL, from the coding sequence ATGGATCAATCAACAGCTGTCCTCCTGCTGGTGTTTTCCCTGCCATGCCTGGTTCTCTCCGAACACCGATCTCGCAGCCACGCCGGCACTGTGACATTCAAACTACTCTCGtccctcgctttcctccttgGCCCATTCCTCGCACCGGCGACAGAATGGACCAGCTATCGCATTGCAATCGTGATCGGGCTGCTGTCTTCTCTTGTGGGTGACTGGTTCCTGCTGCCGTCTCGGAAGGACTTCGACAGCCCTACTCAGCAAGACGTCACGGTCTCGTTCCAGCTCGGTGTCGTTGCCTTTGCAGCTGCTCATATTGCATACATCATAGCCTTTGCTCAGCTACCACAGGACAGCTCggttcctgttcttcttaCTGTCTTCATTGCAACTATGCTGCTCGCAAAATGGCTGGGGGTGATATACCCACCTCGTGAAAGCTCCGCCGTACAGAACGTGCTGGACTTGTCTATTCCGTCTGATATGAAGCCATTGGTTCTCATATATGCTGCCATCATCAGCTCAATGTTCGCCACTGCCGTTTCGACCGGCCTGGCGAGCGATGGGGTCCCGCTCCACGCGGTCGGTGCTGCGATGTTTGTTGTTAGCGACGTGTTTGTTGCGAAGAATGCGTTTGGGCAGactcctccccagcagcgTGGATGGTTTAGAATTGCGCTTGGATATGGCCTTTACTTTTGGGGGCAGGTGGTTATTGCTTGGACAGCGACGCTGTAG
- a CDS encoding glycerophosphodiester phosphodiesterase (COG:C;~EggNog:ENOG410PH8J;~InterPro:IPR030395,IPR017946;~PFAM:PF03009;~TransMembrane:1 (o293-309i);~go_function: GO:0008081 - phosphoric diester hydrolase activity [Evidence IEA];~go_process: GO:0006629 - lipid metabolic process [Evidence IEA]): protein MGDIDIQSSSNSALHSHQKRRLPQIISHRGYKGQFPENTLIAVDGAVRAGTHALELDFHLSRDGVVVLSHDPTLKRCYGVDKKVGDCDWEYLSTLRTTQEPHTPMPRLLDILEYLREPGREELWALFDIKMTNDPETIMRRIAETIESVPMPAGRPEWHQRIVLGCWSARYLPLRDQYLPKYAIALIAAHLDYAREFLEVPQFSFNVNQQVVMGPLGRGFLDQVRDAGRPVYLWTVNAPNLMRWGIRNKVDGIITDEPALFKRVCEEWEKEQGESAAAPPLSKLDDLSLGDRAKIMIFTVLVVLSGWYFRRKYLPSIERVQFEQRSSK from the exons ATGGGCGACATCGATATCCAGTCGTCCTCCAACTCTGCTC TGCATTCCCACCAAAAGAGACGCCTGCCCCAGATCATCTCGCATCGGGGCTACAAGGGCCAATTCCCCGAAAACACTCTCATCGCTGTCGATGGCGCAGTGCGCGCAGGTACTCATGCTCTTGAGCTTGACTTTCACCTCTCGCGCGATGGAGTCGTAGTCTTGTCCCAT GACCCCACCTTGAAACGCTGCTATGGCGTTGACAAAAAAGTCGGTGACTGTGATTGGGAATATTTGAGTACCCTACGTACAACACAAGAACCGCATACACCCATGCCCCGCCTGCTCGACATTCTGGAGTACCTTCGGGAGCCAGGGCGCGAGGAGCTCTGGGCGTTGTTTGACATCAAG ATGACGAATGATCCGGAGACCATCATGCGACGCATCGCCGAGACAATCGAGTCGGTCCCCATGCCCGCCGGTAGGCCAGAGTGGCACCAGCGCATCGTCCTAGGCTGCTGGTCAGCGCGCTATCTCCCCCTCCGGGACCAATATCTCCCTAAGTATGCGATCGCCTTGATTGCAGCGCATCTGGACTATGCGCGTGAGTTTTTGGAGGTACCCCAGTTCTCATTCAACGTGAACCAGCAAGTCGTAATGGGCCCGCTCGGTCGCGGATTCCTAGACCAGGTGCGCGACGCAGGTCGTCCGGTGTACCTTTGGACGGTGAACGCGCCGAACCTGATGCGGTGGGGTATTCGAAACAAAGTCGATGGCATAATCACGGACGAGCCGGCCTTGTTCAAGCGTGTATgcgaggagtgggagaaggagcaggGAGAGAGCGCCGCAGCTCCGCCACTGTCCAAGCTGGATGACCTCAGTCTGGGCGACCGCGCCAAGATTATGATATTTACTGTTCTGGTGGTGCTGTCTGGCTGGTACTTTCGACGAAAGTATCTCCCCTCGATCGAGCGCGTGCAGTTTGAGCAGCGCAGCTCGAAATAG